In one window of Microbacterium natoriense DNA:
- a CDS encoding M13 family metallopeptidase codes for MTLPAGLAIEEFSSDIRPQDDLYRHVNGTWFARTEIPADKARWGAFHMLAEQAEKDVRAIIEESQDAEEGTLARKIGDLFASFMDTARIDAAGVTPLVETLAEIDALDSIPAFLRTVGAYDRDGRAHLIGLYVDGDPGDPERYLPVLLQGGLSLPDESYYRLDTFEETRAKYREHLERLLALAGISDAAAHADRAIALETELASHHWDNVRSRDAVETYNLKTWAELQDLAGVDLAPWREGVSPSNPVALDEVVVSQPSFFEALGSLLVADRLDDWKAWLRSQVVHAAAPFLTDDLVQENFSFYGTELSGVPSIRERWKRGVSVTEGALGEAIGKVYVERHYPPTAKAAMDELVGNLIEAYRQSITTLEWMTAETRERALAKLDAFTPKIGHPDVWRDYSSLVIDRDDLFGNVRRAAIFEHDRHIDKVGKPIDRAEWHMPPQMVNAYYNPSMNEIVFPAAILQYPFFDVSRDAAANYGGIGAVIGHEIGHGFDDQGSRYDGDGKLDDWWTDADRSAFEERTKALIEQYDALVPEGLDAEHHVNGALTIGENIGDLGGLGIALKAYELSLGGAGAPVIDGYTGVQRLLLSWAQVWQQKSREAETLRLLTIDPHSPTEFRCNQIVRNIDAFYEAFGVTESDALWLPQNARVTIW; via the coding sequence ATGACCCTCCCCGCAGGCCTCGCCATCGAAGAGTTCAGCTCCGACATCCGTCCGCAGGACGACCTGTACCGCCACGTCAACGGCACCTGGTTCGCCCGCACCGAGATCCCCGCCGACAAAGCCCGATGGGGCGCGTTCCACATGCTCGCCGAACAGGCCGAGAAAGACGTCAGGGCGATCATCGAGGAGTCGCAGGACGCTGAGGAGGGCACGCTCGCCCGCAAGATCGGCGACCTGTTCGCGAGTTTCATGGACACCGCGCGCATCGATGCCGCCGGTGTGACGCCGCTGGTCGAGACTCTCGCCGAGATCGACGCGCTCGACAGCATCCCCGCGTTCCTGCGCACCGTCGGCGCCTACGACCGCGACGGCCGTGCTCACCTGATCGGACTGTACGTCGACGGCGACCCTGGTGACCCCGAGCGGTACCTGCCGGTTCTTCTGCAGGGCGGTCTGTCGCTGCCCGACGAGAGCTACTACCGTCTCGATACCTTCGAGGAGACCCGCGCGAAGTACCGCGAGCACCTCGAGCGGCTGCTCGCACTCGCCGGTATCTCGGATGCCGCGGCGCACGCCGACCGGGCGATCGCGCTCGAGACCGAGCTCGCCTCGCACCACTGGGACAACGTGCGCAGCCGTGACGCCGTCGAGACGTACAACCTCAAGACCTGGGCCGAGCTGCAGGACCTCGCCGGCGTCGACCTCGCGCCCTGGCGCGAGGGAGTCAGTCCGTCGAACCCGGTCGCTCTCGACGAGGTCGTCGTCTCTCAGCCCAGCTTCTTCGAGGCTCTCGGCTCGCTCCTCGTCGCCGACCGGCTCGACGACTGGAAGGCGTGGCTGCGCTCCCAGGTGGTGCACGCGGCCGCTCCCTTCCTCACAGACGATCTCGTGCAGGAGAACTTCTCGTTCTACGGCACCGAGCTCTCGGGCGTGCCCAGCATCCGCGAGCGCTGGAAGCGCGGCGTCTCGGTCACCGAGGGCGCCCTCGGGGAGGCGATCGGCAAGGTCTATGTCGAGCGTCACTATCCGCCGACGGCGAAGGCCGCGATGGACGAACTGGTCGGCAACCTCATCGAGGCGTACCGGCAGAGCATCACGACCCTTGAGTGGATGACCGCCGAGACCCGCGAGCGCGCGCTCGCCAAGCTCGACGCCTTCACGCCCAAGATCGGCCACCCCGACGTCTGGCGTGACTACTCCTCTCTCGTGATCGACCGCGACGACCTGTTCGGCAACGTGCGCCGCGCGGCGATCTTCGAGCACGACCGTCACATCGACAAGGTCGGCAAGCCCATCGACCGCGCCGAGTGGCACATGCCGCCGCAGATGGTCAACGCGTACTACAACCCCTCGATGAACGAGATCGTGTTCCCGGCGGCCATCCTGCAGTACCCGTTCTTCGACGTGAGCCGTGACGCGGCGGCCAACTACGGAGGCATCGGCGCGGTCATCGGGCACGAGATCGGCCACGGCTTCGACGACCAGGGCAGTCGCTACGACGGCGACGGCAAGCTCGACGACTGGTGGACGGATGCCGACCGCTCGGCCTTCGAGGAGCGCACCAAGGCCCTCATCGAGCAGTACGACGCTCTGGTCCCCGAAGGGCTCGACGCCGAGCACCACGTCAACGGCGCCCTCACGATCGGCGAGAACATCGGCGATCTCGGCGGCCTCGGCATCGCGCTCAAGGCGTACGAGCTGTCGCTCGGCGGTGCAGGGGCCCCGGTGATCGACGGCTACACCGGCGTGCAGCGTCTGCTGTTGTCGTGGGCGCAGGTGTGGCAGCAGAAGAGCCGCGAAGCCGAGACCCTGCGACTGCTCACGATCGACCCGCACTCGCCGACCGAGTTCCGCTGCAACCAGATCGTGCGCAACATCGACGCGTTCTACGAGGCCTTCGGCGTGACCGAATCCGACGCCCTGTGGCTGCCGCAGAACGCCCGTGTGACGATCTGGTGA